atattttcattgttgtccgaattaaaaaaaaatgttttaaacaaattacttttaaaaaaatgtaatatattttgaaatttataccTGCATATAGGACCTACGTAATATTTTtgctataataaattttaataaaataaacaggaTTATTTACCTGGTGGTTTGATAAAATCTCAGTCACAATAAAATACTATTACACAAATAATAACACAAAGACTTATCTACACCCAGCAGTTATAAGTAATTTGATATGATTGCACAAACCGTTTGATGCTATTATTCCGGTCTGCAGTCATTGAGTGAAACCGAGCAGCAGTAATTGATCAAAAACTTACCATTTATTGCTGTTATATCCTTTTCCACGAATAACTTTGATCTCTAATGTGTTCAGTGagcttatttacttattttgaGTCAGCTATTACTCTTTCcgctgaaaataaaaaatattattttactttaacgTTTTCAATACTTGTCgtaattataaatagattacttactatatatatatataaatagacATATACCGTACACAAAAGTTTTTATTCAACTCGAGTTATTTTGACTGTCGACTGGTGAAagctttgattaaaaatacgGAATTTGTTATACACACAAATGACATGTAGcggttttgaatttttgttgGGTTATCGAAACCTTCTCAATCTCGAGTGACATAATAACATAAGATAGCCAGGTAAGTTGTTTGAAGAGATCAAAATAAGATCCtcagcaaaaaaatttcgatctaGATTGTGTAGTCTTTACGAACAGTTGTGACAGATGCGGGATTATATAAATCGTACCCAGACTAGTTATTCTTTTATATTGTACACAACTTTTATAAGAAGTAcaaatacaatgtcatttcatACAAGAATAAAAGTCTcttgtataaataataaaaatattctgtcACTGATGCGTACACAGACAAAGCATTTCGAATATTCAATAGCTGCATATAAAAATAgtctttagtttttatttttatacccACCATTCAACAATACAACGTTTGATAACGgttcttttaaaaaagtaattaaattttatattaaatttcgaatctattcaaaagttttcattttttattatttagcgatattgaaaaatttttttcatttctctTTTATTAATATCTCGCCATGAAATCGTCGTATTTTTATTCCTCTTTGTTGTTATACCAGTAAAATAATATCTCATTAATTACCTGGAATACTGGGAAACAATGTGTTCATTTCAATAGAATAGTTTGCtagtttttaatacttttttgttttattcttcTGTCGGTGAAACCGAGACAGAACTCTTTGATATTTTGGTATATCGGATAAAAAGAATCCTTTCCTTTGTTAGAAAACAAACAGTCGAGCATTATTTCTCGTTAATATGTCACACTTTGAGAGCATGTAGTTCAATAACAGTATTACCGAGATCAAATATTTGTTCGATTGTTAATCCTgcagatttataaatatatacatcgAGAAGCCAAATGTAACAGTGGATTTATAAATATCGGTATCTACAGACGAGAATGAATTAAATGTGGATATATAATATCTTATCCACGGTTAAGATTTACTAAAAAGGTAAATCTTTCTTCTTTACACTCTCGTTTTATTTAGAACCCGCATCTCGATTCGTTTCTTTTTCCATTGTCCACCGCAGAAGGTAGTCGAGAAGGTTGTATAATCGCATTGAGATTTTTCGCCCGTGTCCGACTTGTGAATTACATCCGAAACCGACGAAACGACGCCTCTGGTTTTCTCCCTTTAGTTTCCAcctttcttattcttatttccATTTTTATAACCACAAACTATTCCACCGTGGTTAAATCGTGCGAGAATAGAACTCCAAatttgttagtttttttttctctcttccTATATTCACCACTCTCAAGTGATATTCTTTCCGGTCCCGGAGATACGcccgaataattttttttttattttttattgaaaaacgCCACCAGATGTTATGCAGTCTACTCTCGCTATGAGTCCTATTGGTGTCTCTCTCATATTAACACGAGTCtggtctaaaaaaaaaaaagacaacaaATAAGACTCATAACGAGACTCGActgttgaaaataataatcgaaTGAAAAGTAAATCAATCAgggaattttttgttgaaaaaaattaatcaatggTCGAAATGAATTCACTTGGCAGTTAGTTTAATATTTGGTCAATAGAGAATGTGTCTAGGTGGACAGTGAAcattcaaatattaataacaaatacaataaataataaaaataaatatagagTTTTAATCTATTAGTCCTGTTGAacgtttgaataatttaattaaaacgacaaataaaaataataatataatgaaatttatttagaacatCGACGAATAGCCGACttggaatttaattaatagtagATAGTGGCCTGTACAATTCCCTCGGACAACTATCTTCTATCTCATTCTGCACTCGCTGTTGTTTGAAAGGAATATTCgaggataataaaaatataaaaatttaattgaccGTCGGTactatgaaatatttaattttttactaacgAAAATTTCTACTCCAGCTTAAACTTTTGtgctttttaaattcaaatatatttattaccaggatgaaaatatttaaatatttattgttgaaaataaaaaagagattaataacataataatataacaGATATAAATAATGAGTGAATTTATAGACTGAGTTTTccatgaatattttaaatatttataagtattacagacaagaaaattttttagggatTCTTAACCCCGCTATATGTATACcagactaataataataactcgaAAAAGAGTAAGGTGTAATTTGGTGTCTTGATTGCATTctatatttaaatcataaaaagtTTGACCGCAGGCATTTAATGTTAGGAAAATTGCTGTTCAAACTTTAGCAACTTTCGAGAATGCTGGACCACTTACCAGAGTATGGATATTTTCTCACCACCCCGCGGCGTTTCatcataaaaaaagttttcgtATATACACCACACCTGACTCTAAAGTTTTGTGTACTCATAGATATATATTATCGTATATACAcagtatatataaaatatatagagaACTATAGATGTATATAAATGCGGCGACATCAATGACAAATATCTAACCCTAATTCAGTACTAGGACACAATAATATTACTTTTGTACGGTCGGTTTCTTTTGAGCATTTccgtattgaaaaaaatagaaaaaaaccTGTGGATTCAGATAATGGTTCAAgggatttatttcttttttacacCAAAAACGCTGATAGTTCAAAGAGCGCCGTACGTGTTCTTGGTGTCACTAGGCACTACAATTGAACATGTTTTACTGAATAAATGTAAACTTTTgacaaataacttaaaaatatgctACTAGATACCTAGAAAACTGTAGCACCACTTTAAACAGTATATATGAGATTTATTTATGTAGTTAAATTCCAACTTTctatacagtaaatatttattcaatcaCTTTTTAAGAGCCAATTTAATCCAAAAATCATTTCAtttgttttcaataaaattacaaagttTTTCGCAGGCACTTAGGGTGTAAATAGATTATCTGGTCTGGTAAAAAGCccaaatgaataaaaatgatttaaatttgaaatattttaatgaaaaattctaaagGTAAAAAAACTTGCTATCATATTATTGATTGACAACGTTTGAagctttaatatttaatttttattaaatataaactttcCAAGCATGAAAGACAGAGTAGATGTAGACCAacgaattttttagaattttcgaTGTACAGAAATATTGAGTtgctttatttattcaaatttacaatgttattccattatttatttttttaggtttattaaatgtaatattaatatttaaataaatttagagtGAAATAcgggattaaaatttttatagatctAAATTATTCCTTATCAAATTACattgaaacttaaaataaagACGTTCGTTTGCTCAGTTgttctattataaaatatttcaaatatgaATGACACACGGTTGTTCATAATTTCATAATTCTACCGAAtaccaaaaattttagttaaaatatgTCACTTCAACTTCAGATACTACTTAATTCATGAAATATTTCCTTTGCAAGAAAAAGTTATACAAAAAAAGAACACGCTGTGACAGAAATCTCTATATCTTTCAACCATTTATAGACAATAAATTCGTATCTTATAATCTTATAGAGTGCTTAACCCAGGAGTACACAAATAAATGATATTGAAATTTGGATCAATTAATTCCTggaattattgatttattgacACCAAATGTCAAGTAAGTTTGAAATAACAGATATATAACTTATTAATACCAATATATTTTAGAGTTTATCGACTGACGAGACAGAGAATAGTATTAAGCAATACCGATATTGAATATATgatgaagttaattttcactGTAAGTATTCACAGGaagtttgttaattaattattaattaattagacgGTGAATTGATACGAAATTGAACGACAATAACAAGATAGCTTGCAATGGTGCCaacaatctaaaaaaaaaagttcattgtaaaaataagtttGTCTTTTGTAATCAAcgataaagaatttaattattctctTACCATTAACAGGAGCCTACGATCTAATGGTATAACATCGCAAGCGGTGAATTCAACTTGGAAATGTGAGATGtcacttgaaaatttagtcaactataaattgaaaataaagtgaTCGTAAAGTACATCTCAAGTTTTCACGCTTTAGGTGTGCAGTTTCAGTCAAAATATACTTCATGATTAATTAACCTTAGACTGGTTTTCTGAATTAGCGTCGTGTAACATTACATAATGTGATTTTCGTTTCTCAAGTAATACCTTGTAAAGTAATACTTATTGAAAAACCtgattctaattaaaaaattatctttaacaataaaaaaaaaaaaaaaaaaaaaaaaggtttttacAAAAAGTTTCTTACAGCTCTAACTATCGTAATTAACTAAAGCTGTAAGCTATAAGTGCATAGCAACATTGTAACCCAAAAAGCACTGCGGCATATCCCTCACAGTGTAACCAAAGTCATTAAATTGCGTTTGTTGACCAGTCTTTGGTTAAACCGAACTATAAAATATAGAAAACATAAATTCATTTacttgtttttcaatttttgaatcaacTGGACATCTGTTAACCAGTAGACTGATGACTTTTAATGTTTTCTTACTCTGAAATCATAGcgatttatgaataaatttataaaatttgaacatttcatatttttatttacgaaTACCTCTTTCATTGTATCTGTAACACTCGAAGTTAATGTCAAAAATATGAAACTCGCCAACGAAAAATTTATCCcattacatatataaattactCTGTCATAAAATGCTATTGAGAGTACTGACAAAATTATGAAGTAAAGtcgaataatatttattgtgaGGTAGTGAATGATTGAAATCAAAAGAGGTAATCCATAAAAGTTAACGACATTGTCGCATACTTCACACAGTTCTACGTAAGCATGTTTAAGGATTTCTGTTTCATGCCTGAAGGATACTTCCCTTCCAGACAATACCTTTATTTGATTCGTATCATTTACAATATTGTCCAATTTTGTGATAGTTGCATTGATACTCTTGAATCGTTTATTAATTACCTTTAGTAATGTAGAAAATTGTATCATGACCCAACCTCCGATAAGATCAGGGTAAATTCTCAGTAGCAACGTTacgaatgaaaaatttgagtGGTGTAACAAAATTGATGTCGAAGTGGCAGAGCATAGAAATTTcaccataaatataaaataaatgtatttattattcttatttgaTAGATAGTTCTcgcattttttcaatttttgatctGTGGTCTTCAAACGATTGATGACggcaattaatattttctgacGACAAACGTAAATAAGTGGTATAAAGTTTATACACAATATTGCAATAAATTTGAGCCTTGCTCTGAATGCCGGTGTCAGTATTGAGTCAGATTGAGCGTGAGGTAATGATGAATTtagttcaaaataaatatttgataaaccaataaacgaaaaaatacAGAGATTATAATATGATCCAACGTATGAAATTTCACAtagatttatttcttcaaaatcatttagattttttgaaaGTATCGCAGAAGTATCCACTACCCATGGTGACAATCCGATTagtttatagaaaatatactGAATTATTATGTAATATCGACGGCACACTAAATTGTACCGGTAaagattgaatttttctttcaaatttaataactccATCATAGAAATCTGAGGAACTAAATTGTCAACTTGACAATGTCGGAATGAAGACTAATGAAAAAACTCGAGAATGCAGCAACTTTATCGCGTTGACAAtcgactaaaaaaaaacaatagttAAGTAATAACGAACTAATTAACTGAATGATAATTATATAGCTCATCTTCAAGTTCTTCTTCAAAGAATGTGAGAGTTGTTTGAAAATTCTCACGATGGAATTAAAATATACCTTTACTCTTAAACTAGATTtgctaattttaaaatcagatagatatttctttaattagcaATTATTTAGGATCATGCTTTGTCTTATGTAAAAATAGTTATCACGCAAATATAACAAGCGCcggacaataaaaattatacattaatTAATCCTATGTTAAAATATGCAGACTATTTTCAGAGATATTAATCTAATTGATATTCAATTAGTATtgagtattaaataataactagaATATCAAATAGACTTCCaataattatgtttatttgttttgagTGATACACAGTATCTCGTgattatgtaaataaatgcGATCATTATTTGTCAGAAGAACAATATTGGATCAGTTATTTTGAATAACTAGAGAATATAATTATAGTCTATGTGAgcacaaaaaataaaagtttgaatATTGTCAATTAGAAGCTGTGCCGAAACTGAACTGAATAACGATAACGAGATAAGTTGCGACGGTACCAACAATCTAaacaaagaataaaaaatgtatatatttatacttcattaaagtgtaaaattataaaagttaaattttattttcgcaCCATAGCTAACAGTCTGCGATCTAATGGTATAACTTCGTAGGCCGtgaattcaattttcaaatgcagAATATCGCTAGAAAACTTAGCCAACtaaaatcaagaaattttagatagtgattatgaaattaaatgtaataaataaacaaataaatttcagttacttgtttttcaattttttgatccATTGAACACTGATCcataagtaaatttataacttttccTGTGTTGTTGctctggaaaaaattaataaatttattgaatttaattagtGGTCGATTTGTTAATCACTTTACCTCATTAGTTGTTTTGGTGACAGTAGAAGTTAACACTACAAGTAAGAAAATAATCGATCTGTTGACTACTCCAGCACAAACGTAGAGCATATTGTCAGATTCTTTTATTTGAAGTAATGCCAAAATTACAAAGTACAATCGAATTATGCTTATCAACACGTAATGAATAATCGAAATGAGAATAGGTAATCCGTAAAAATCAGTAGAGTCTTGACATATTTCGCACAGTTCAATGAAAGCAAATTTAATAGTTCTTATTTCGAATATCGCTAATTCAGTTAATagtgatacatttttttcactcGCGTTTAATTTACTTCGAATGTCTAATTTTGATATGGCAgaattaatacttttaaatcgtttacaaatttttcttaataatatggTGAATTGTATTATCATCCAACTACTGATAAAATcaggaaataaaataataaactgaaCTATGACcgaagattttgaaaaataataaaataccatGACTAtgttactaataaaaattaaaaaattcatgataaaaataaaataagtataacAATTTCTTCTTCTTGCTTTGTAGCTTTGAcaattttgcaattttatatCGACATTTTTCAAGCGATTGATTACACCGATCATTAATTTTTGCCGACAAATATAAATCAGTGGTATAAAAGTAATACACAGCACTGctataaatttaagtttggcTCTTACGGTTGGCGTTAAAATTGAGTCATACAGAAAATTAGggaattttaagttaaataaaacataaaaatttgttgaactaataaataaaaataataaaagattatAACATGATCCCAAGTACGAAAGTTTGCACACAATAATTTGATCGTTATCGTTTGGtggcttttttaaaataatattagacATATCCAAGCTCCACGGCGACAAtccaattattttgtaaaaaatatgttgaacaaatataaaatatcgaTTGTAACCTGAGCTACATCGATCGcagaaaaatttgttcttcagctttaaatttattagttccATTACTTGGCTTTTATTGTTGAAAAACTATCGGAAACTAAAGTGCTAACAACAATGTCAGAATAAGACTAATGAATATAACGATCTCGGTAACATTTTTCGATGCAATGTCTATTTTCATTTATCGCATAATTGTTGTGGTGATCTAGATAAGTTACATGTTAAGTAATAAAGTAATGATCGACTAAttaactagttgataattataattatatatttcgtCCTTTGATtgtttttagaaattattgataagaacaaaaatttaagtgttgtaaaattattttgtttttgagctgAACCAACGACTACTcgttaaaagtttaaatttaagttgTTTACCAACAAAATAACCAAGTAGGTAACATAAAACTGTCTTATTAAGAAAACAGATTTCACGAAAATCTATACTAATGCCTTGAAACCGTACCCAACTCACTATTAATCGTTACAACAGTATAAATATAGTTATTTTCAATGAGATCTTTAATGTTCAactttaattgcaattttattaataactttgaCATTGTTGAATAAgagtcataaaaataattgaaaaatctctcaatgaaaatttcaaatacttTGGCTAGTTTCATAATTGCAAAAATATCTTCTGTGTTTAACTGCAAATtgaacaaattaatatttttcaattatttatcaatttcaaaagaaatcttcaaaagaaaagtttttcttcatcagtattaaattttttagctgatGTTCTCAACACCCTTAAAACAAGTGTATCAAGAGAGTAATTTTTCTAACGACCACATGTGCTTTAATGGTAGTGCACCAAAAAATGTGTTAAAAACTGCTATCATTTAAGCTCATGTATTTTGAGGAAATAATGCTCTCGGGTTTTAAAACAGCCCATTACTTTTTACCGAAAATAGTAATTTGTCAATGGTCACATTTTAcggatataaaattattaggaGTTATAAAGTCTTGCAAACATTTGAATGAAGTTCGAAAAGAGTTACTGTTTGACTAGATTTGTCAAAACTCAATTAAATAACACTAATGAGATTAGTAAAAATTGTACcaattcttgaaaaaaaaaaaaaaaaaaaaatgcttagCGAATATGCTCTTGCGTGTAagatttacaaatattttgtcaTACAATAAACCAATTATCTGTTCCTTTTAACAATCTGATAAGACATCATATAACTGTTAAGGTCCATCACTGTAATCACTATTAACTTGGATAAAAACCACTATAAATAATCTGGGAGAATGTTTTAAAGTATTCTCTAAGCACTCTTGACAAAAACTATTGTGTACATCTAGTACAAAAGAGTATAAGACGCTCGGGTCTTGACCTACTCTTCAACTCGTAAATTAATCTTCAAACCTTGcaacttatttatttgtacTATATGTACAGAAATACAAGAAATAGaacgtattttaaaaaaatatatatgatttataaatataaaaaataaatattattattatttataatttataataataaatatatataaatgattACTTACTCTACAACTGAATTATTAACTGATGATCATTCATAAgttaaaatagaaatataatATTCGCTACCGAAAACCGATACGTTTCAGgataattaaatatgaattGAAAATGCTTTACTTTAGTCGACTATAATACGTATTTAATGCTATTTTATTCGAAATAAGAAATTGAGAGGTTTTAATAATGTAACTTTTATTCATATGTATGGTAATGTCGCAGTCACATTTGAATTTCGCCAGTGATTTTAACTGTCATTGTTATCagaatatttatagaaaatgagctttaattaaattacctcACATAGCTTCGATAAATCTCCAGTTCAAATAAATAGAACAAGATTTGCATGAGTGTACAAAATggtacttgaaattttttttcaaactctcTTCGGTTTTTAcgattgtaaatttttgaatattctgTGCTATCATAGATCAATTTACTAAAGCTGACATGGTCATAGCAAAGGCTCTGTAAATGTCGATTCAAGAAACCTGGTTTGTAGCAGAAAAAATTTGTGTCGCGTGATGACTATTCGTGTTTTGTTTACCTCAAACATATACAAATATACTTGCATGGTAATtctgttactaaattttttcacatgaattttttttaatgacttctatgaattatatatcaataaaaagcATTATTTATGCACACATTAAcgttttaatatatatataaaacttGCGAAAAATAATATGGatacattttttagtttataaatgCTATGATACTGTTTTTTTCACCTAACTATGCATATTTATACTCACAAAcatagaataaattaattttgaaacgATAAACTGAAGCTAATGgactgaaataattaatttataccgAATACTTAAAATAGAATAATCTGAATTGAACAACCGATATTCAGTACCCTTTAATTCTAAATGAAAAagttaaatgttaatttatgtATCTCGAACTATAACACGCGATAATGCCACATTTGAGTTTGGCAGTAATTCCTGTCATTGATCCAAATACCCTGCAGAATTAAGCTTTagtaaaatattcattaatcgataattataaatttcatgcATTTACGGTGAAGATcgatgaaatatttaatgccactttacatttaaaatttgaactatTTCAAATCATCTCTTCAGTTTCTTAAATTGTAACAGATTGAAAACTGTTGTGAGTAACTAGCACAAAGTTGCCACGATGAATACTGTGTAAACATCGATTGAAAAAACGTAAtagaaataaatgtaaaaatattgcgTGATAGCTGTTCGTGTTTTGGTCACTTCAAACGTAAGCGCTTGTATATTCGCACTCACGTTCATGAAAAATGTTTACAAATAAGTTACTTCTAATAGCTTCTACGAAATATTTaccgataaaaaatattatttatttatacatactCAAAggaattacaaattttttataattgaagtgGTTACAGTTAATTATTGATTGGAAATTATTTCCAAAGACACgcacattaattaaataactaatattactCGTTTTCAATTTagtatatattttgtaaaatcaattcATTAAACATAACTGACCCGACAACCATTGAATACTTTAATTTGTGGAAATTATCTTTTGGAAATTATAAGCATttggaaaatatatttatcgcAAAAACTTTTCTCATTCAAActcgaaaattaaatattgaattcaTATAAGTTTAGTGTCCAAATTTATCCAACtctaaattttcaaagttcaaTTCTCTGAGTGCATTTCAATaacttcaattttcaaaagcTTTTTTCGCTTAGTAACTGTCAAAAGTGCTTATTCATACAGAAATATGTACAAATacacaaaaatatatcaagtgTAAATTCAATcacaaataaaatacatttgaaaaaaaaacacaaaagcAAATCAATTTGTTTGAACAAGTTCGGTAAATGATATTCTACACatacaatttttatgttatGTATACGCAAATAAACATATTTTCAAGTACGCTAAAGTCAATTTTGATGTACATATCATAAACATACTTTCATACGAGCTCaaaacacaataataataataataataataataataataataataataataataataataataataataataatatcattattaccATCAGAAAGTATAGTaacgaaaatttatataatataaatggaATTCAATGTATATAAATGAATCTGTAACATCTCTGagctaataaattattgaaaagcTCTGCTTCACGAACTATTTACGCacatatgagaaaaaaattttaatcaatttgatTAGTGCGTGGCGTTG
This genomic interval from Cotesia glomerata isolate CgM1 linkage group LG1, MPM_Cglom_v2.3, whole genome shotgun sequence contains the following:
- the LOC123266070 gene encoding uncharacterized protein LOC123266070, whose translation is MMELLNLKEKFNLYRYNLVCRRYYIIIQYIFYKLIGLSPWVVDTSAILSKNLNDFEEINLCEISYVGSYYNLCIFSFIGLSNIYFELNSSLPHAQSDSILTPAFRARLKFIAILCINFIPLIYVCRQKILIAVINRLKTTDQKLKKCENYLSNKNNKYIYFIFMVKFLCSATSTSILLHHSNFSFVTLLLRIYPDLIGGWVMIQFSTLLKVINKRFKSINATITKLDNIVNDTNQIKVLSGREVSFRHETEILKHAYVELCEVCDNVVNFYGLPLLISIIHYLTINIIRLYFIILSVLSIAFYDRVIYICNGINFSLASFIFLTLTSSVTDTMKESKKTLKVISLLVNRCPVDSKIEKQLTKFSSDISHFQVEFTACDVIPLDRRLLLMIVGTIASYLVIVVQFRINSPSN